Below is a genomic region from Isosphaeraceae bacterium EP7.
GCATGGGCTATCCGCTTCGATCCGAGGAGCGTCGGGTCCTGGCGACCCACCGCGCGGGGCCCCCCGTCGAGGCGCTCCGGCCCGTCCTGGGTGCCCACGACGTGACCCGGCTCCAGCGGGCGGTGCGCGAGGTGCGCGTCGACGACGCAATCGCCGACTACTTGCTGGATATCGTGCATGCGACCCGTGACGGCGAGGACCTGCACGTCGGGGTCAGCACCCGCGGGGCCCTGACCCTGTACCGTGCCGCGCAGAGCCTTGCGTTCGTCTCGGGCCGCGATTACGTGGTGCCCGACGACATCAAGGCCCTGGCCGTGCCGGTCCTGGCTCACCGGGTCGTGGGCAAGTCGTTCCTCCAGGCCGGCGAGTTCGGCGCGGCCGAGGCGATCATCCGCGACGTGGTCGACCGGATCCGTATCCCGTCCTGATTCAGGCTCCAGACCCCGCCCCAGCAGATCCGACGCGCAGGGAGCCGCCCCACGATGCCACTTCTTCGAAAGCGGAGGACGTGGGCCCAGCTCTCGCGCTGGGCCCGGCAACGCCAGCGCTGCACCTGGGAGGGGGCCGTCTATGCCCTCGTCTGGGCCGGGCTGCTGATGACGGGGATCTATCAGCAGATCAACCTGATCTTCCTGGTGGCCGGGCTCGTCTTCGGGCCGATCTTCGCGTCGTTAATCTTCAGCTCGCGAACCGTGCGAAAGGTGCGCGTCCATCGGCGGGTCCCGGCCTACCTGTTCTGCGGCGACCCGCTGAACCTGGACTACACGCTGGACAATGACCGGAAATGGACCGCGGCGCTGGCCATCTCGATCGAGGATCACCTGATCCCGCTCGACCGGACGATCCCCGGCTCCTCGACCATCAACCCGCGCATCTTCTTCGCGCGGGTGCCCAGCCTGGGCCGAGGCCGCCTACGCTGGCAAGGCCCCAGCCCCGCCCGCGGTCGCTACATGTTCAGCGAGATGGACATGAAGACACGCTCGCCGTTCGGCCTGCTGGAGTGGCAGGACACGGTGGGCGAGACCGATGAGCTGGTCGTCTATCCGCAGGTGGGGCAGCTTGCGCGTCGCTGGTACGTCATGCAGAGAGAGGCCAGCGAGACCCGGCGTGGCAGCCGGCATGACGTCACCGCGCAGCAGCAGGAATATCACGGGATGCGAGACTATCGGTCGGGCGACAGCCCCCGATGGGTCCACTGGCGCACCTCGGCTCGCGTCGGCCAGCTGATGGTCAAGGAGTTCGAGCAGCAGCACGAGCAGGATCTGGCGATCCTGATCGACCCCTGGCTGCCCCGGACCAAGGTGACGCCCGAGCAGCGCGAGAGCCTTGAGCTTGCCATCCGGTTCGTGGCGACGGTCTGCCTGGAGACCTGCCGGCACCAGGGCAGGCGTCTAATCCTGGGCTGGACCGGACCGACCCCGGGGCTTCGCCAGGGGCCCGCGTCAATCAAGCTGCTGCACGAATTGCTGGAGCACCTGGCCACCTTGAAGGGCTCTCCCGAGGGCCAGCTTTCGGCCCTCTTCGACGCCCTGCCGCCGGCGACCTTGCGCGAGGCGATCCTCGTCGTGATCTCGACCCGACCCCTGAACCTGACGGAGGAAGGCGAGCGTTCGGCGCGGCTCTCAGGCGCATCGGCCCGCGGACTGCTGGGGCGCGTCATTTCCTTCGACGCATCGAAGGGCGACCTGAACGACTTGATCCAATTCGGCAAGCCCGTCGTCCAGGCCGCCGCCTCGAGGCGCGAGGCCGACGATGTGGTCTTCGATCGGATCTCATCCACAGGATCTCGAGAGGTCAGGCGGGCTTCGCTCAGCGGCGAGTCGCCCCATCCCAGGGGGCCGCAGGCCCCGGCGGCCCATGGGCGGGAGGCCCGAACTTGAGGTTCTACACGGTCTATCGCGCCAGCTTCTATCTGATGCTCTTCTTCTCCACCCTGGTGATGAGCATCGATGCGACCGACGACAGCAAGATCGCCATCCTGTACCCGATCGTCGTCGCCGGCGCGGCGGTCGTTGCGCTCCTGACGGTGGATCGCGACCCCAAGCTGGGGCTCAGCCGGCCGATGGCCAACGTGCTGGCCCTGGGTTCGATCAGCCTGATCGTCCTGGAATATTCCATGGACGAGAACCAGACGCTGCTTGCGCTCGGGCACTGGCTGGTCTATCTCCAGCTGATCAAGATGTTCCTGCCCAAAACGATCGAGGACGATTGGTTCCTGATGCTGCTGGGCCTCATGCAGGTGCTCGTCGGCGGCGTGATGAGCCAGAGCGACGCGGTCGGCATCGCGCTGTTCGCCTGGGCGTTGACGGCCCTCTGGGTGCTGCATCTCTTTTCTCTGCACAGGGATGCGAGGCGTGTGCAGCAGCCCCCCGGCACGACGGTCACCCCGGCGCTCGACCTCTCCGAGCCTTACCCCGGCCTAGTCGACGGCCGATTCGCCTTCGCTGTCCTCAGGGTCGCGGCACTCACCTTACTTCTGGGGGGTGCCATCTTCCTGATGATGCCTCGCCGGGTGTCGATGGGCAGTTCGACCCGAGGTCAGCCGATCTCGAAGCATCTGACCGGGTTCGACGACACGGTGGAGCTGGGACAGCTCGGCGAGATCCTCGAGAACGACACGATCGTCATGAGCGTGGAGTTCTTCGACGGCACCGTCGAGGAGCCGAGGTCCCGGGTCAAGCCGGCCGACGATCCGCTCTGGCGCGGGGTGACCCTGGGGAGCTACAAGAACCGCCGCTGGAGCCGCCAGACGCGCCGGCCGGCGAGCTTCCCGCTCCGATCTTCAAAGGCCCCCACCGAGCCTTCGATCCTGATCCAGCAGATCCGCATGGAGCCGACCGACGGCATGGTCCTCTTCGGGATCAGGCCGATGATCGATGCCTCGGGATCACGCGGGAGCGAGCCCGACATCAGCGCCATCGACGGCACCCTGAGCCGCTCCGAGAGTCGGACCGGGATGTACGACTATAAGGTCTTCTCCACGACCGATCGGGACGGGCTCCAGCGTAACGAGCAGTTCCCCGACGCCGATCAGCTCGCGACCTACCTCTCCATGAACCCGGAACTCAAGAACGAGCTGAGGGCGATCGTCGCCCCCCTGGTCGCCGGCATTCCCGCCTCCGACTGGGACGCACGCGGCCGCGCGATCGAGGCCTATCTGCGAGACTCGGGGCAATTCTCCTACACGCTCCAGATCGACGTCATCGACCCGAACGTCGACCCTGTGCTGGACTTCGTACGCAACCGTCGCCAGGGGCACTGCGAGTATTTCGCCAGCGCCCTGGCGCTGATGCTCCGGTCGATCGACATTCCCTCCCGGATGGTCAACGGATTCAAGGGGGGGGATTGGAACGACCTGGCCGGCGTGATGACTGTGCGCCAGAAACATGCCCACAGCTGGGTCGAGATGCTCAGCCCATGGGACAAGGCCGACCGCTTCCGCAGGCCTCGCTGGATCTCGCTTGACCCGACCCCTGCCAACGAGCGCGAGGCCTCGGTCCGGTCGATGGGGGGCTTCAGCGGGAATTTCCGCCAGGTCAATGACTTCATCCGCTACCTCTGGGTGTTCTACGTGGTCGGCTACAACTCAGAGCGGCAGAAGCGGATCCTTTATGAGCCGGCGATGCGGCTCTATGGGGAGGCCCAACGCGGGTTCCAGATCATGGGCGAGGCGGGCAGGCAGGCCTGGACCTGGCTCACCGACTTCAAGCGGCCTCGCGAGTTCTTCAGCGTGCGCGGGATGTTCGTGTCCATGGCCGTCTTGCTCACGCTGGCGTTGCTGGGCTTCATCCTGAGGTGGGCGTTCCGGCGGCTGCGACGCTGGTTCCGTGGCGAGGCGAAATCCGACGATCAGCAGGCCATCGGGGTCGCTTTCTACCGGCGGCTGGCCCAGCTTCTCTCAGGGCTCGGCCTGGATCGCCCCCCCACCGAGACCCCGCGCGAGTTCGCACACCGGGCGATGGTCTCGCTGACGTCGAGAGGCGGCCGATTCTCCGAGGTCGCCGACGTCCCGCCCCTGATCGTCGACGCCTTCTATGGTGTGCGGTTCGGACAGATCGAACTCACTCCGGATGCCCTCGAACGGCTCGAATCGCGGCTCGACGAGCTTGAACTGGGCCTGAATCCGCAGACGAGCTAGCTCACCGCCCTGGCTCCGCGAGACTCACGAGTGCGGGATCGGTCGCCATCGATCCCGCATCGTCTCGCGCCTAGATCGAGTTGTTTGAGTTTGGAAGAGACGCATTGCATCGTCTCGTGCAGTCGTGCGCCTCAATCTGCCATTATTTTGAGCAGAAACAGGAACAATCAGGCGTCTCCTATTGATCTCGGTGGAGGTTGTGATAAACCTGGGTAGGTTCGATGTTTAACGTATATTTGCCGGGCGGGTCTGGCCATCCCTGAATCGGCGAGCAGTTCCCCCTATTTCGGCCACGGAGCGTCCCATGCGTCGCAGAGGATTCACTCTGATTGAGTTGCTGGTTGTCATTTCTATTATCGCGGTTTTGATTGCGCTTCTCCTGCCCGCGGTTCAGAGCGCCCGCGAAGCCGCCAGGCGTGCCCAGTGCATCAACAACATCAAGCAGATCGGCCTGGCCATGCACAACTATCACGACTCGCTGGGGAGCTTTCCCCCGGGCTCGATGGTGCAGGTCGGCTGGGACGGCTCCTGGTGGGCCTGGTCCACGTTCATCCTGCCGCAGCTCGAGCAGGGCCCGACTTACAACGCGATCAACTTCTCGCTGAGGAGCGGCGCCAACACGAGCGTGGAGCATGTGACCGTCTATCGGACGATCATCTCGGCGTATCTCTGCCCTTCGGACGACTCCAACAAGCTCTTTACCGACCGGAAATGGACGAACATCCTCGACCTGGGGACGTCGTACACCGCCGCTCCGTTGAACTATGTGACGAGCTGGGGCGACCAGAAGACGGGCAACCCGCTCTTCGACATCTACTCAACCCAGGCGGCCGGCACCTACTGGGGATGCAACAACACGTTCTCGGGCATGTTCGGCGATTGCAGCTCCGGGGCGGTCACGAGCCTGACTTCGTGCACCGACGGATCGAGCAACACCTTCCTGGTCGGCGAGAATTCGCCCAACTTCAACGGCCAGCTCATGTGGACCAACGGCCACGGGGCCTACGGCGGGACCATCGTGCCGCTGAACTGGAAGACGAATCTGAGGGATAACGAGGTGGACCCGACCGACGGAACCACGTGCAGCACCGCCTACATCACCTCGATCCAGGCGACCCACTGCTTCCGCAACCAGGTCTACAACTTCGCCTTCAAGAGCAAGCATCCGGGAGGGGCCAACTTCTGCCTGAGCGACGGGTCGGTCCGGTTCGTCAAGCAGACGGTCAACCCGCGGACGTACGCCGCCCTGAGCACCAGGGGTCGCGGCGAGGTCATCTCCTCCGACGCCTACTGATCCGGGCGAGGCCGGATTTCGGCCACGGGCGGGGCGGTGTCGCCCCGCCCTGTTCTTGCCCGTTTGCACCGAGCGGAGGAGGAGGCGTCCATGCGAAACGCGATGATCCTGTTCCAGGCGGGCCTTCTCGCCGCCCTTTCCGGCTGCGGCTCCGACAACGGCCTGGAACTGGCCCGGGTGACCGGGACGGTGACCCATCAGGGGAAGCCGCTGACCTACGGCTCGATCATGTTCGAGCCCGACACGACGAAGGGGACCTCGGGGCCACCCGCGATTGGCTCGATCAACAAGGATGGGTCGTTCGTGCTCTCGACGGAGTCGGCCGGCGACGGCGCGGTCGTCGGGGCCCATCGCGTGGCCATCATCGGGCTCGACCCCGAGGGCGCCGACCAGCCGCCCGCGCTGCCCGACCCGACGGTCGACCCCAAAGCCTTCATGGTGGCCAAGAATAAGGCGGGGATGCTCGCCAGCCGCCCCAAGAAGGCGGCCCAGGAGACCTTCACCGACAAGACCGGCAAGGTCTTCCGCGTGACCGTGCCGGCGAAGCTCTCCAACCCCGCGACCTCGGAGATCAAGGTCGAGGTCGGTCGCGGGTCGAACGGGGTCCATCTGGAGATCGACGAGGCTGGTACGGTGAAGGTCAGCAGCTAGCGCGGGTGGGCTGAGGACCTCGATTTGCTCGCCCGAAGACCGGCACGTGGCGCTTCGCCCCCCTCGGGCCGCAAGCAAGGGCCTTGGGGTGTAGGGGATCCGTCTGCTAGTCTGGAATGCTCCAACGGATCCCGCCCACGTTGCCCCATCGGAGTCGGTGCGTTGTTCGCTGGACCCATCATCGCGCGCGAGGTCATCACGGCCCCGCGCCCGCCCCGCTTCTATGTGGCCCGAGCTTCCTACGTCGGACTGCTGTTCATCCTGATGTGGACCGCCTGGCAGTCGCTGATTGGCTGGCGAGATGTCAGCGAGGTCGGCCTGATCTCGCGGTTCGGCGTCATTTTGTTCCAGTTCTTCGCCCTGCTCCAGCTGACGCTGATGCTGTTCTTCGCCCCGCTGGCGGCGGCCACGGCGGTGGCCCACGAGAAGGACCGGCGGACGTTCATCCTGCTGCTGATGACCGACCTGCGCGACGTCGAGATCGTGCTGGGCAAGCTGTCGGCCAGCCTCCTGCAGATCGGGACGCTGCTGCTGACCGGTGCGCCGGTCTTCTTTCTCTGCCTGCTTCTGGGGGGCGTCTCGCCGCTCCAGATGTTGGACGTTCTGGCGGTGACGGCGGCCGCCGGCTTCGTCGGCGGTGCACTCGGGCTGCTGGTGGCCCTGGCCCGCGACCGGACGTTCCAGTCGCTCGCCCTGACGGTGCTGGTGCTGGTGCTCGGGCTTGCGGCCGTCGAGGCCCTGGGCATCGCCTTCCCCGACCTGGCCATCGCCGGGGTTCCCCTGGCCCAGGCGCTCAATCCTTACCGGGCGATCGTCGGCGTCCTGTCGTCGGCGACGGGGGTGAACGCCGTGCTCCGGCCGAGCCTGGTCTTCGTGGCCGCGGCTAGCCTGGCCGCCGTCGCACTGGTCGTCTTCGGGGTCTTCATGCTGCGCATCTGGAACCCCGGCCGCAACGAGCCCCGCGAGCAGCGCGAGGGGCAGGGGGCCGAGGAGGTCGAGACGCTCGTCGAGGTCGAAGAAGTGCCGGCCGGCCTGCCCGAGTCGACCCCGGCCACCGATGGTGAGACCATCTCCACCGGCCTGCACGTCCCGCGACGCACCCACAAGCGGATCACCCGCAAGGCCGGGGTATACCGCCGACCCTGGACGAATCCGATCCTCTGGCGCGAGCTGATGACCAGGGCCTACGGCACCAAGCCGCTCATCATCAAGGGGGCCTACCTCCTGGCCTTCGCGCTGGGGGTGGCCTATTACGCCGGAACCCCCGGGCTGGACTCGGACACCTGGCGGGTGGCCAAGGTCCTGATCCCGCTGTCGATCCTCAGCCTGATCCTGGTCAACGCCCAGGGAGTAACCTCGCTGACCAGCGAGCGCGACACCGGGGCCCTGGACCTGCTGCTGGTCACCGAGCTGAGCCCGCAGCAGTTCATCTACGGCAAGCTCTACGGCGTGCTCTATAACACCAAGGAGATGGTCGCGCTGCCGGTCGTCTTCGCCCTGGGGCTGGCCTTCGCCGGCAAGCTCACGTGGGAGTCGGCCGGGTACGTCGTGGTCGACTTCCTGCTGCTCTGCCACTTCTCGGCGATGCTGGGGCTGCATGCGGCGTTGACCTATACCAACAGCCGTGCGGCGGTGGCGAACAGCCTGGGGACCATCTTCTTCCTGA
It encodes:
- a CDS encoding DUF58 domain-containing protein: MPLLRKRRTWAQLSRWARQRQRCTWEGAVYALVWAGLLMTGIYQQINLIFLVAGLVFGPIFASLIFSSRTVRKVRVHRRVPAYLFCGDPLNLDYTLDNDRKWTAALAISIEDHLIPLDRTIPGSSTINPRIFFARVPSLGRGRLRWQGPSPARGRYMFSEMDMKTRSPFGLLEWQDTVGETDELVVYPQVGQLARRWYVMQREASETRRGSRHDVTAQQQEYHGMRDYRSGDSPRWVHWRTSARVGQLMVKEFEQQHEQDLAILIDPWLPRTKVTPEQRESLELAIRFVATVCLETCRHQGRRLILGWTGPTPGLRQGPASIKLLHELLEHLATLKGSPEGQLSALFDALPPATLREAILVVISTRPLNLTEEGERSARLSGASARGLLGRVISFDASKGDLNDLIQFGKPVVQAAASRREADDVVFDRISSTGSREVRRASLSGESPHPRGPQAPAAHGREART
- a CDS encoding DUF3488 and transglutaminase-like domain-containing protein, with product MRFYTVYRASFYLMLFFSTLVMSIDATDDSKIAILYPIVVAGAAVVALLTVDRDPKLGLSRPMANVLALGSISLIVLEYSMDENQTLLALGHWLVYLQLIKMFLPKTIEDDWFLMLLGLMQVLVGGVMSQSDAVGIALFAWALTALWVLHLFSLHRDARRVQQPPGTTVTPALDLSEPYPGLVDGRFAFAVLRVAALTLLLGGAIFLMMPRRVSMGSSTRGQPISKHLTGFDDTVELGQLGEILENDTIVMSVEFFDGTVEEPRSRVKPADDPLWRGVTLGSYKNRRWSRQTRRPASFPLRSSKAPTEPSILIQQIRMEPTDGMVLFGIRPMIDASGSRGSEPDISAIDGTLSRSESRTGMYDYKVFSTTDRDGLQRNEQFPDADQLATYLSMNPELKNELRAIVAPLVAGIPASDWDARGRAIEAYLRDSGQFSYTLQIDVIDPNVDPVLDFVRNRRQGHCEYFASALALMLRSIDIPSRMVNGFKGGDWNDLAGVMTVRQKHAHSWVEMLSPWDKADRFRRPRWISLDPTPANEREASVRSMGGFSGNFRQVNDFIRYLWVFYVVGYNSERQKRILYEPAMRLYGEAQRGFQIMGEAGRQAWTWLTDFKRPREFFSVRGMFVSMAVLLTLALLGFILRWAFRRLRRWFRGEAKSDDQQAIGVAFYRRLAQLLSGLGLDRPPTETPREFAHRAMVSLTSRGGRFSEVADVPPLIVDAFYGVRFGQIELTPDALERLESRLDELELGLNPQTS
- a CDS encoding DUF1559 domain-containing protein, with the translated sequence MRRRGFTLIELLVVISIIAVLIALLLPAVQSAREAARRAQCINNIKQIGLAMHNYHDSLGSFPPGSMVQVGWDGSWWAWSTFILPQLEQGPTYNAINFSLRSGANTSVEHVTVYRTIISAYLCPSDDSNKLFTDRKWTNILDLGTSYTAAPLNYVTSWGDQKTGNPLFDIYSTQAAGTYWGCNNTFSGMFGDCSSGAVTSLTSCTDGSSNTFLVGENSPNFNGQLMWTNGHGAYGGTIVPLNWKTNLRDNEVDPTDGTTCSTAYITSIQATHCFRNQVYNFAFKSKHPGGANFCLSDGSVRFVKQTVNPRTYAALSTRGRGEVISSDAY